A region from the Papio anubis isolate 15944 chromosome 6, Panubis1.0, whole genome shotgun sequence genome encodes:
- the NRN1 gene encoding neuritin isoform X2, translated as MGLKLNGRYISLILAVQIAYLVQAVRAAGKCDAVFKGFSDCLLKLGDSMANYPQGLDDKTNIKTVCTYWEDFHSCTVTALTDCQEGAKDMWDKLRKESKNLNIQGSLFELCGSGNGAAGSLLPALPVLLVSLSAALATWLSF; from the exons ATGGGACTTAAGTTGAACGGCAGATATATTTCACTGATCCTCGCGGTGCAAATAG CGTATCTGGTGCAGGCCGTGAGAGCAGCGGGCAAGTGCGATGCGGTCTTCAAGGGCTTTTCGGACTGTTTGCTCAAGCTGGGCGACAGCATGGCCAACTACCCGCAGGGCCTGGACGACAAGACGAACATCAAGACCGTGTGCAC ATACTGGGAGGATTTCCACAGCTGCACGGTCACAGCCCTTACGGATTGCCAGGAAGGGGCGAAAGATATGTGGGATAAACTGAGAAAAGAATCCAAAAACCTCAACATCCAAGGCAGCTTATTCGAACTCTGCGGCAGCGGTAACGGGGCGGCGGGGTCTCTGCTCCCGGCGCTCCCCGTGCTCCTGGTGTCTCTCTCGGCAGCTTTAGCGACCTGGCTTTCCTTCTGA
- the NRN1 gene encoding neuritin isoform X1, protein MRYRGRRVECIPTLNEFYQNKDSFILKILPYLVQAVRAAGKCDAVFKGFSDCLLKLGDSMANYPQGLDDKTNIKTVCTYWEDFHSCTVTALTDCQEGAKDMWDKLRKESKNLNIQGSLFELCGSGNGAAGSLLPALPVLLVSLSAALATWLSF, encoded by the exons ATGCGTTATAGAGGAAGACGTGTGGAGTGTATTCCCACTTTGAACGAGTTCTATCAGAACAAAGATTCGTTTATTCTTAAGATTTTAC CGTATCTGGTGCAGGCCGTGAGAGCAGCGGGCAAGTGCGATGCGGTCTTCAAGGGCTTTTCGGACTGTTTGCTCAAGCTGGGCGACAGCATGGCCAACTACCCGCAGGGCCTGGACGACAAGACGAACATCAAGACCGTGTGCAC ATACTGGGAGGATTTCCACAGCTGCACGGTCACAGCCCTTACGGATTGCCAGGAAGGGGCGAAAGATATGTGGGATAAACTGAGAAAAGAATCCAAAAACCTCAACATCCAAGGCAGCTTATTCGAACTCTGCGGCAGCGGTAACGGGGCGGCGGGGTCTCTGCTCCCGGCGCTCCCCGTGCTCCTGGTGTCTCTCTCGGCAGCTTTAGCGACCTGGCTTTCCTTCTGA